The genomic interval CTTGGTCGAGTCTTCGCAGGCAGCGCACAAAAGTGCACTTTAGAAGTCTAGATCGCGTCGATAACGGTTGAGCACTAGAAGTACTTGACCCTCGCCGAGACCTAAATATGCTAGCACGATGGCCAAACCTAATCCAAAAACCGGCAGTATACTGATTGGGGTCACATTAGCCAAAAGGCACTTTGAGGAAGTGGAACTCCTATGGCACGACTTCAGCACGACATGATTTTCATCAACCTACCAGTATCTGACCTTGCAGCATCTAAGCGTTTTTATGCAGGTCTTGGCTTCAAAGAAAACACCGTCTTCAGTGATGAGCACACTGCATCTTTTGAGGTCAGTGACGCCATCGTGGTGATGCTTCTGGAAACCGCGCGCTTCAGTGATTTCACTAAGCGCCCCATCGTGGAGAAGAACGGCTCCCGCGAAGTGCTCAACTGCCTGTCTGTATGTTCCACCGAGGATGCGGATGAGTTCGTGCGTCGCGCCCAGGAATTCGGAGGCACGATCACCCGTGAGCTTGCAGCGGAAGGCCCCATGTACGGCGGAGCTTTTGATGATCCAGATGGACACGGTTGGGAGCTGATGTACTTCGATCCAGAGGCACTCGCTCAGATGATGCCTGAGGGCTAAATATTCTTCAGGGCTTCTCGCCGGCTCAGTGGGGAAAGGTCCGTGGCGTCGACAAAAGCCCGGACCCAGCTGGGGTCGTGGCGGGCGAAATCCCGCAGTGCCCAGCCGATCGCTTTGTTGATGAAGAACTCGCTGGAGCCGAGGTTCTGCTCGATGATCCAGGCCAGCAGGGCAGCGTCGGTGTTTTTCTTGCGGCCCAGTTGGTGGATGATCGCGATGCGGCGCACCCAGAAGTCCTCATCAAGCGCCCACGTTTTCATCAGATCATCATCGTGTTTGGCGCCGATCGGTTTTGCTAGGGAATCGACGGTGTCCCACCAGGATTTGGTCTGCACTAATGCTTTGGCAAAACCTAGATCGGTGATGCCGACGCGATTGATGTGATCGCAGGCGACATACTGGTATTCCCGTTCAGCTGCGCCAAAGCAGTCTGAGACAAAGTCAGTGTCCAACTCTTTTAGCGCGGACAGCACGGGTTTGCAGGCTTCTTTTCTGGGGGTGGATGGGATGCCGAGAAAAGAAAACTGATCCCGCATGTAGCTTGCCATTCCGGTGGCACGTGCGGGATCAGCTAGAGGTTCCAATGCCAACCGGACGCGGTTGAAGACGTCCGTGGTGGGCATGGGTGTTTAGGCCTCGCCCTCGAAGAGGGTGGTGACGGAACCGTTTTCGAAGATCTCGTTGATGGTGCGAGCCAGCAGCGGTGCGATCGACAAAACGGTCAGGTTGCTCCAGCCCTCGGTGGACTGTGGCAGGGTGTCGGTGGTGATGACTTCTTCAGCACCGCATGCAGACAGGCGCTCGCGGGCTGGGTCAGAGAACACACCGTGGGTGCAGGCGATGACGACTGACTTTGCGCCAGCCTTCTTCAGGACGCCCACAGCGCCGGCGATGGTGCCGCCAGTGTCGATCATGTCGTCGAGAAGCACGCAGTCCTTGCCGTCGACGTCACCGACGACGCGGTTGGCGACAACCTGGTTTGCTACCTCGGTGGAGCGGGTCTTGTGCACGAACGCCATTGGGGCATCGCCCAAGGTGTTAGCCCACTTCTCTGCAACCTTCACGCGACCTGCGTCAGGGGAGACCACGCAGATGTTGTCCAGGTTGTAGTTTTCCTTGATGTGATCGGTGAGGATCGGCATGGCGTGCATGTGATCGACTGGGCCGTCGAAGAAGCCCTGGATCTGATCGGTGTGCAAGTCCACGGACACGATACGGTCCGCGCCAGCGGTGAGCATGAGGTCGGCGATGAGGCGAGCAGAAATTGGCTCGCGGCCGCGGTGCTTCTTGTCCTGGCGGGCATATGGGTAGAACGGCAGGATCGCGGTGATGCGCTTTGCGGAACCACGCTTCAAAGCGTCGATCATCAGCAGCTGTTCCATGAGCCACTTGTTGAGAGGCTGGGTGTGGGACTGCAGGACGAAGCAGTCGGAGCCACGAACTGATTCCTCGAAGCGGACGTAGATTTCACCGTTGGCGAAATCGCGTGCCGTCATTGGGGTGACGTTGACGTCGAGCTCTTTAGCTACAGCTTCTGCCAGTTCTGGGTGCGCACGACCCGAAAACAGCATGAGGTTCTTTTGGTTTTGTTTCCAGTGAGCAGTCATGAGGATCCTGCTTAGCCTTCCTGGTTGTGGACGTTTTGGGCGGCTTCTGCGGCTTGTGCTGCAGCGGTTCCAGGGCGCTTCTTTTGCACCCAGCCTTCGATGTTTCGTTGGCGTCCGCCGGACACGGCAAGGGCTCCTGGCGGAACATCGTCTTTAATTACTGTACCGGCTCCGGAATACGCTCCGTCACCCACGGTCACTGGAGCGATAAACATGGTGTCAGAACCAGTGCGAACGTGGCTGCCGATGGTGGTGTGGTGCTTGTTTTCACCGTCGTAGTTCACGAAGACAGAGGAGGCTCCGATGTTGGATTCCTCGCCGATGGTGGCGTCGCCGACATAGGTGAGGTGTGGAACCTTGGAGCCACGGCCGATTGTGGCCTTCTTGGTTTCTACGAAGCCACCGAGCTTGCCTTCTGGTCCCAGTGTGGTTCCTGGGCGGATGTAGGTGAAGGGGCCAACGGTGGCGTTTTCACCGATGGTGGAGTCGAAACCGTGGGTGCGGATTACGGATGCGCCGTCGCCGATGGTCATGTTGGTCAAGGTGGTGTCTGGACCAACTTCAACGCGGTCTCCGATGACAGTTTCGCCCTTGAGCTGGGTGCCAGGGTGGATGATCACGTCGCGGCCGATAGAAACCTCCACATCGATCCAGGTGGTTGCTGGATCAACGATGGTTGCGCCACCACGCATAGCGGCGATGACGGTGCGACGGTTTAGTTCGGCGCCGGCTTCTGCGAGCTGCACACGATCGTTGACACCGGCGAGTTCACGAGCATCGGCGGCGGTGTGGGCGCGCACTGGGTGGCCCTCGCCACGAGCAATGCCCAATACGTCGGTCAGGTACAGCTCGCCCTGAGCGTTGTCGGACTTCAGTTCAGCCAGTGCGGAACGCAAGATGGCGGCGTCGAAAGCAAAGACACCGGAGTTGACCTCATCGATGGCTTGGACTTCTGCTGAAGCATCTTTTTGCTCAACGATGGCGGTGACTTCGCCTTCTTCGTTGCGCACGATGCGGCCGTAGCCGGTGGGGTCATCCAGACGCATGGTCAACACGGTGACAGCGGTTGGAACTTCCACGTGTGCATCCAGCAGTGCAGACAGAGTGTGGTCGGTGAGCAGGGGAACATCGCCGTTGGTGACAATGATCGTGCCTTCAAAGCCCTCGAGCTGATCCATGGCGCACTGCACAGCGTGTCCCGTGCCATTTTGTTCCTCTTGGATAGCGATGAGGACTTCCCGGTCCAGTTCTTCTGCAACCTGGGCAACGGCTGGACCCACCTGGTCGCGTCCATGTCCAATTACTGCAACAATGTGCTCGGGATTAAGCCCGGCAGCTGCATGCAAGCTATGTGAAATGAGACTGCGTCCACCGATGCTATGCAACGTTTTTTGTAAGTCTGATTTCATTCGGGTTCCGGCACCAGCTGCCAAAACGACAACTGCGCTCGAGAAATCGCTTGCGCTCAAGATTATCTCAAATCCTTAAAAGTTCTTGCGGGGCACTTATACCCAAGCAAGCATAATGCCCCGAACCCCAAAACCTGCCTATTTGGGTGGAAAAGTTGTAAAACTATCCGGCGGATACTTCCTTGAGGCCACGGGCGCTAATGGTTCCAAGCAGGCCAATTGCCGCCAAGAAGAGCAGTGCGGCTTCGTTTCCGAAAATTGCAATGAAGCCAGATAATGCGCCAACAATGAGCAAAACTACACCCATTAGTGTGTTGGCGTCGGCAACATAGCGGGTGCGCTGATCACCTTCAGCCATGTCCATTACATAAGTTTTGCGGGCCACGCGGATGGCGGTGTGGGCCAAGGTGATGAGGAAGAAACTCAACGGGAACACCAGCGTGTTGATCTGCGCGGGTGCAAACGCGGAGCTGAGCACCACGAGGATTAACACGATGGAACCGAATAGGGCACCGCCCGCCATGACGTTTTTGGAGGAATGATCCGACCAGATTCCAGAGATTCGGCCACCAACCATGGACGCCAAGCCGGAGGCGATGAGGAAGAATCCCAAGGAGTCGATGCTGTTTCCGGATTCAGCGGCGAGTGCGACGATGAAAGCCGTGGAGAGTGCTGTCACCAGCATCATTGAGCGAACCAGAACGAAACGTCGAAAAGCTTTATCATCTTTTAATGCGGCGATGCAGCGACGCACCCACGGGTTTGCGGAAGGCGCGTTTTTTGGAGTCGCTGGCTTCGCGTATTCGATGCGCGCGAAAACAATGGAGGCAAACAGCCAGCTAAACGAGCTCGCGATCACCACTGCGGCCAGCACCCTCGTCGGGGAATGCGAGCCCAAGAAAATAGCGATCGCCAGGCCTGCAACCAGGCCCATCACACCGCCAATCACCGTCGCGCGGCCCGTTACCAGCCCACGCTTGCCCTTGGAAATCACCTTGCCCTGAACATCCTTCGATGCAATCGAACACATCGATCGAAACAGCGACAGCGCCGCAAGCAGCACGATCACCGTGATGCCCAGCGCCCACCCACGCAAAAACAGCGCAGCCACGCCGATACCCAGCGCCGAGACGAACTGGCCGTTCGAGCCAATCACCCAGACTTTGCTTCTCGACGTCTGCCTCAGCACCCAGCCAGTAATGGCAGCTTGCGGCAGCATCGATCCGGCTTCGCGGATTGGAACCAGAAGCGCCAGCAAAAAGCCCGGCGCGCCAGCGGCTTGCAGCAACCAGGGCAGGACTGTTTTGGCGGCAACGATTTGATCGCCGATGTTTTGCAGGCCGTTGGCCCAAATGAGGCGGCGTGCGTTGCGCTCCTCTGTGGGATTTGTCATGGGTGAAAGCTTAGAAGAACTACACCGTTTGGTTGATATGATGTGGGGTGTTTATGAAAATTTGTTTGAGGGAGTGAAGGCGCATGTTGTTGCCAGAGTTGAATCGTCGGACTTTTTTCAAAGGGGCCGGGGTGCTGGCAGCAACGGTGGTGGGTGCGCAGGTGCTGGTGGCGTGTTCCTCAGATGATGTGCGTGGTTATGGGGGAGAGCCGCGGACGTTGCCTATTCCACCAGCAGATTTAGGTACGCGTGAGGGATCTAGCGTGCACTTTGCCCTGGAGGCTCAGACTGGGGAGAGTCAGATTTTGCCGGATGTCACAACGAAGACGTGGGGTTTCAATGGCACTCATTTGGGGCCGACGTTGGTGGTGAAGAAAGGTGATGACGTCCACGTTGATGTGATAAACAATTTGGATGAAATGACCACTGTGCACTGGCATGGCATGAAGTTGCCGGCGATTGCTGATGGTGGTCCGCACTCACCGATCGGGCCTGGGCAGACGTGGTCACCAACGTGGACTGTGGCCAATGATGCAGCCACTTTGTGGTACCACCCGCACACTCATGGCCTGACAGGTTTGCATGCGTACCGTGGTTTGGCGGGGATGATCATTGTGGAAGATGAAGCAACAGACAAGCTGGATCTGCCACGCGAGTACGGTGTGGACGATATTCCGCTGGTTTTAATGGATCACCGCTTCTTAGAAGACGGTTCCCTTGATGAGGAAGACCTCCCCGATCTTGGGCTGTTGGGCGATACCCCCACTGCCAATGGCATTACCAATGCGCACTTTGATGCCACCACGCGCCGGGTTCGGTTCCGCGTGCTCAACGGCTCCAATATGCGGTTCTATAACTTGGCGTTTTCAGACACGCGCACCTTCCAAGTCATTGCCAGCGATTCCGGTTTGCTGGATGAACCTCAAGACCGCACCACCTTGGCTATTGGCCCAGGCGAGCGGTGGGAAATCGTCGTGGAGCTAGAGCCCGGCGAGGACGTCACCTTGGAATCTGTAGGTTTTGAGGACAACTACGGCGTCCCTGATGATGAGTTCGTGCCCGATTTCGGCATGTCAGATTCCTTCCAGCTGCTCACCATCACCGGCCCTTCCGATGATGCTGCGCAAGCACCTGCTTTGCCGGGCGTGCTGGTGAAATCCACCGAACCTGACGTCATCGATGCCACTGAACGCACCTTCATCATGAACACCTTCTCCATCAACGATCTACAGATGGACATGCAGCGCGTTGACGTGGTGATTGACCATGACCAGCCAGAAGTGTGGATTGTCACCAACGACAACTCCGACTGGCCCCACAACTTCCATGTCCACGACGCCCGGTTTAAGGTGCTGAAATTTGAAGGCACCGACGTAGAGCTCTTCAACGACGGCTGGAAAGACACCGTCGGCCTGCCACCGGGAGCAACCGCAACTTTAGCCGTGGAATTTGGCCACTACCCAGACCCGCAATGGCCCTACATGTATCACTGCCACATGCTCTACCACGAGGATCAAGGCATGATGGGGCAGTTCGTCATCGTGGAGCCAGGCGACGAGCCGGCGGCGGTGCTGGGGTCGGGCACGGGCTCCAGCATTGACTCCGCCGGCGGACATGCGCACTAGGGGCGTGGGGCGGCGTCGATAAGCGAGATTTTTTAGCCCTTTAGAAGCCACATGACATATGTCATGAAAATTATGTGCAAAGTGCAGTAATACTCCTGACATATGGCTCTACCAGCGCCAATGCGAAGTAGGAAGAATTATGCCTATGACAACGACACCAGCAATCGACGTAACAGACCTCGTGAGAACCTACGGCGACTACACCGCAGTCAAGGGCCTGAATTTCCATGTACAGCGCGGTGAAGTATTTGGTCTGCTCGGCACCAACGGGGCCGGCAAAACCTCCACCTTGGAAGTCATCGAAGGACTTTCCGCACCCAGCTCCGGCACCGTGCGCATCTCCGGGCTTGACCCCGTTGCCGACCGCGCGATCCTGCGCCCCGAGCTCGGCATCATGCTGCAATCAGGCGGCCTGCCATCACAGCTCACCGTCGCCGAAACCATGGACATGTGGCACGGCACCTGCACGTATCCGCGCGCCATTAAAGATGTGCTTGCCGACGTCGACCTCCTACACCGCGAAAACGTCAAGGTCGGCGCGCTTTCCGGAGGCGAACAACGACGCCTTGATTTGGCCTGCGCACTGCTTGGCGACCCCTCAATTTTGTTCCTCGACGAACCCACCACCGGCCTCGACCCAGAATCTAGGCGCCACACCTGGCAACTCCTGCTGGACCTGAAACAGCGCGGCGTCACCATGATGCTGACCACCCACTACCTGGAGGAAGCCGAATTCCTCTGCGACCGGATTGCCATCATGAACGCCGGTGAGATCGCAGTGGAAGGCACCTTGGATGAACTGGTGGCCCGCGAGAAGTCGATCATCAGTTTCGTGCTGCGTGGCGGGCAGGTGGAGTTGCCGGTCTTGAGTGGGGCTGAAATCATCCGCGACAACAACCACGTCCGCATCGCCACCACCACCCTGCAGCAGCACACCTTAGAAATACTTACCTGGGCTGCAGAGACCGGGATCGCGCTGGAAGGCTTCGCTGCAAAACCCGCCACCTTGGAATCCGTATTCATGGACATCGCCTCACTCGAGAACACCTCGCTGCAAACCGCCTAGAATCTTTAAGGAGACCACAATGACCACGTCACACACCGCCCGCGGCCTGCAACATGCAACCCCGGAGCGCCGCAAGACTTCATTTTTCAAAACCTCTCTGTTTAAGGCCGAATGGCTCCAGTTCCGCAGAAATAAAACCCTGTTGTTCATGGCCACCGTATTCCCAGTCGGAATCCCTTTGTTGCTCTTTCTCATCGGAAATGGTGGGGCAGCAGAGTCCGCGAACTCCTTCGACTACTTCGTCATGTACACCCTGCTATTTGTGCAGTTCTACACGGTGCTGTCCATGGCAACCACCCGCCGTGATGAACGTGTGCTGAAAAGGCTGCGCACGGGAGAAGCCCGCGACATCGATATCATCGGTGCCATCTGTTTCCCCGGCGCGCTCCTCACACTGATCTTCACCGTGGTGATCATTCCATTGCTCATGGTTTTGGGAGCTCCCGCGCCCATCAACCTTGTGCCCATTGTGTTTGCCGTACTGATCGGACTACTTCTTTGTAGTGCTCTTGCCTTGATGACCAGCGGTTTCACCCGAAACGCCGAAGCCGCACAGATGACCTCCATGCCCGTGTTCATGCTTGCGATGGGTGGACTTGGATCAATCCGCTTCGTATTCGGCGACAGCATTGTGGCTGATATCTTGGCCTACACCCCATTCGCCGCGATCAGTGACCTTGTCCAAATCGGCTGGGCTGGCGCCACCTTCGCCGACAGCGTTGGTGGAGTAGAGGCAGCAAACTTCGCTGGAATTTTCCAAGACATGCTCATACCACTTGGAATTCTGGCAGCGTGGACAGCTGCAGCGGTGTGGGCGGCGAACCGCTACATGCGCTGGGACTCGTACCGCTAAGCCTGCAGCCGACGGGATTAAGGCAGCTAACATTGAGACACGATGAATAAAGATTTCTGGACCGCAGGCTGGACCGCCCGCTGGTTTTCGCGCGGGGTTTCCCTTTTGGCCAGCCCAGTTACCGCCCCACTGAACTCTTGGCGGAGATTGCCTAACTTGGCCAAGTACACCCTCTACACCAGGGTGTCGTTGCAAGCGATCCCCGTGGTGTTGCTGTCGGCGTATTTCCTGGGCATCGTAGCTAATGCAGGCACCCTGAATCCCTCATTTGTGTGGCTGCTGGGTTTCTCGGTCATCCTTTTAATAGTGACGGTATTGGTTTATGAATATCAGCCATCGCTGAATTCTCATCCTAGGCGCAGCGTACAGCCGTTCTTCTTCACCGGGTTGGTGCTCAACGTTTTAGGCGTTGTGGTGTCTGTGGTGCTTCAAATTCCGGGCTTAAACATGTCGGACAACACCCGAGCAACTGCCCTTATTTTCACTCTTACCTGCGTATTTCTGCTTTCGATCGCCTACATTCCGTGGATGAATTACCGATGGGTTTGGCTGATCGCAATGTCTGCAGTGTTGTGGTGGACCAGCACAACGACTGATTATTTAAGTGCATTGTGGGTGGTTATCCCGCCACTCATGGCAGGAACCGTCCGACTTTCCGTATGGACCGTCGATGTCATGAAAGAGGTTGAGCGTTCCCGCGAATTGGAAGCCTCCCTCCGCGTCACCGAAGAACGCCTTCGTTTCGCCCAGGAACTCCACGACACTTTAGGACAACACCTGGCGGCAATGTCCGTGAAATCAGAACTGGCGCTTGCCCTGGCGAAACGCGGCGACGACCGCCTCGAAAACGAGCTGCGTGAGCTCCAAAAACTCACCCGCACCTCCATGTCGGAAATGCGCGACGTCGTCTCCGGCTACCGCACCGTCAACCTCGCCACGGAAATCGAGGGCGCTAAAAGTTTGCTTGCCGACGCCCACATCCACCTTTCCGTCATCGGCACCACGTCCCAGGTGTCACCCGCTCACCGAGAACTGTGCGCGTGGCTTGTCCGGGAAGCCACCACAAACATTCTGCGCCACTCTGATGCAACGGATGCCACCCTCACGTTGAGCAGCACAGAGGTGCGCATGGACAACAATGGTGTGAACAAGGACATCGGCAGACTCTCTGGTCTCAGCGCCCTGCGCTCACGAGCGGAATCAGCCGGAATGACGCTCATTGTGTCCCGCGAAGACGACCAGTTCAGCGTCCGCATGCTCATTAATGCACCTGCAAATACACCTGCAGAAAAGGAAGCTTAAATGATTTCCATTTCCATCGCCGACGACGAAGCCCTGATCGCAAGCTCCCTGGCAACCTTGCTCAGCTTGGAACCCGATTTAGACGTCCGACCTACCGCAGGATCCGGTGAAGAACTCATTGAAACGTGGGCGGATCCAAGCAACCGAACCGATGTATGCGTCCTTGACCTTCAACTCGGAGGCATCGACGGCATCGACACCGCCACCCGGCTCATGGAAACCACCCCAGATTTGGCCGTGCTCATCGTGACCAGCCACGCCAGGCCCCGACAACTCAAACGCGCGCTTGCAGCAGGTGTTTTAGGATTCTTGCCCAAAACATC from Corynebacterium glutamicum ATCC 13032 carries:
- a CDS encoding ABC transporter ATP-binding protein, whose translation is MTTTPAIDVTDLVRTYGDYTAVKGLNFHVQRGEVFGLLGTNGAGKTSTLEVIEGLSAPSSGTVRISGLDPVADRAILRPELGIMLQSGGLPSQLTVAETMDMWHGTCTYPRAIKDVLADVDLLHRENVKVGALSGGEQRRLDLACALLGDPSILFLDEPTTGLDPESRRHTWQLLLDLKQRGVTMMLTTHYLEEAEFLCDRIAIMNAGEIAVEGTLDELVAREKSIISFVLRGGQVELPVLSGAEIIRDNNHVRIATTTLQQHTLEILTWAAETGIALEGFAAKPATLESVFMDIASLENTSLQTA
- a CDS encoding MFS transporter produces the protein MTNPTEERNARRLIWANGLQNIGDQIVAAKTVLPWLLQAAGAPGFLLALLVPIREAGSMLPQAAITGWVLRQTSRSKVWVIGSNGQFVSALGIGVAALFLRGWALGITVIVLLAALSLFRSMCSIASKDVQGKVISKGKRGLVTGRATVIGGVMGLVAGLAIAIFLGSHSPTRVLAAVVIASSFSWLFASIVFARIEYAKPATPKNAPSANPWVRRCIAALKDDKAFRRFVLVRSMMLVTALSTAFIVALAAESGNSIDSLGFFLIASGLASMVGGRISGIWSDHSSKNVMAGGALFGSIVLILVVLSSAFAPAQINTLVFPLSFFLITLAHTAIRVARKTYVMDMAEGDQRTRYVADANTLMGVVLLIVGALSGFIAIFGNEAALLFLAAIGLLGTISARGLKEVSAG
- a CDS encoding sensor histidine kinase, with protein sequence MNKDFWTAGWTARWFSRGVSLLASPVTAPLNSWRRLPNLAKYTLYTRVSLQAIPVVLLSAYFLGIVANAGTLNPSFVWLLGFSVILLIVTVLVYEYQPSLNSHPRRSVQPFFFTGLVLNVLGVVVSVVLQIPGLNMSDNTRATALIFTLTCVFLLSIAYIPWMNYRWVWLIAMSAVLWWTSTTTDYLSALWVVIPPLMAGTVRLSVWTVDVMKEVERSRELEASLRVTEERLRFAQELHDTLGQHLAAMSVKSELALALAKRGDDRLENELRELQKLTRTSMSEMRDVVSGYRTVNLATEIEGAKSLLADAHIHLSVIGTTSQVSPAHRELCAWLVREATTNILRHSDATDATLTLSSTEVRMDNNGVNKDIGRLSGLSALRSRAESAGMTLIVSREDDQFSVRMLINAPANTPAEKEA
- a CDS encoding VOC family protein, translated to MARLQHDMIFINLPVSDLAASKRFYAGLGFKENTVFSDEHTASFEVSDAIVVMLLETARFSDFTKRPIVEKNGSREVLNCLSVCSTEDADEFVRRAQEFGGTITRELAAEGPMYGGAFDDPDGHGWELMYFDPEALAQMMPEG
- a CDS encoding ribose-phosphate diphosphokinase; the encoded protein is MTAHWKQNQKNLMLFSGRAHPELAEAVAKELDVNVTPMTARDFANGEIYVRFEESVRGSDCFVLQSHTQPLNKWLMEQLLMIDALKRGSAKRITAILPFYPYARQDKKHRGREPISARLIADLMLTAGADRIVSVDLHTDQIQGFFDGPVDHMHAMPILTDHIKENYNLDNICVVSPDAGRVKVAEKWANTLGDAPMAFVHKTRSTEVANQVVANRVVGDVDGKDCVLLDDMIDTGGTIAGAVGVLKKAGAKSVVIACTHGVFSDPARERLSACGAEEVITTDTLPQSTEGWSNLTVLSIAPLLARTINEIFENGSVTTLFEGEA
- a CDS encoding multicopper oxidase family protein; this encodes MLLPELNRRTFFKGAGVLAATVVGAQVLVACSSDDVRGYGGEPRTLPIPPADLGTREGSSVHFALEAQTGESQILPDVTTKTWGFNGTHLGPTLVVKKGDDVHVDVINNLDEMTTVHWHGMKLPAIADGGPHSPIGPGQTWSPTWTVANDAATLWYHPHTHGLTGLHAYRGLAGMIIVEDEATDKLDLPREYGVDDIPLVLMDHRFLEDGSLDEEDLPDLGLLGDTPTANGITNAHFDATTRRVRFRVLNGSNMRFYNLAFSDTRTFQVIASDSGLLDEPQDRTTLAIGPGERWEIVVELEPGEDVTLESVGFEDNYGVPDDEFVPDFGMSDSFQLLTITGPSDDAAQAPALPGVLVKSTEPDVIDATERTFIMNTFSINDLQMDMQRVDVVIDHDQPEVWIVTNDNSDWPHNFHVHDARFKVLKFEGTDVELFNDGWKDTVGLPPGATATLAVEFGHYPDPQWPYMYHCHMLYHEDQGMMGQFVIVEPGDEPAAVLGSGTGSSIDSAGGHAH
- a CDS encoding ABC transporter permease; the protein is MTTSHTARGLQHATPERRKTSFFKTSLFKAEWLQFRRNKTLLFMATVFPVGIPLLLFLIGNGGAAESANSFDYFVMYTLLFVQFYTVLSMATTRRDERVLKRLRTGEARDIDIIGAICFPGALLTLIFTVVIIPLLMVLGAPAPINLVPIVFAVLIGLLLCSALALMTSGFTRNAEAAQMTSMPVFMLAMGGLGSIRFVFGDSIVADILAYTPFAAISDLVQIGWAGATFADSVGGVEAANFAGIFQDMLIPLGILAAWTAAAVWAANRYMRWDSYR
- a CDS encoding DNA alkylation repair protein, encoding MPTTDVFNRVRLALEPLADPARATGMASYMRDQFSFLGIPSTPRKEACKPVLSALKELDTDFVSDCFGAAEREYQYVACDHINRVGITDLGFAKALVQTKSWWDTVDSLAKPIGAKHDDDLMKTWALDEDFWVRRIAIIHQLGRKKNTDAALLAWIIEQNLGSSEFFINKAIGWALRDFARHDPSWVRAFVDATDLSPLSRREALKNI
- the glmU gene encoding bifunctional UDP-N-acetylglucosamine diphosphorylase/glucosamine-1-phosphate N-acetyltransferase GlmU, which translates into the protein MSASDFSSAVVVLAAGAGTRMKSDLQKTLHSIGGRSLISHSLHAAAGLNPEHIVAVIGHGRDQVGPAVAQVAEELDREVLIAIQEEQNGTGHAVQCAMDQLEGFEGTIIVTNGDVPLLTDHTLSALLDAHVEVPTAVTVLTMRLDDPTGYGRIVRNEEGEVTAIVEQKDASAEVQAIDEVNSGVFAFDAAILRSALAELKSDNAQGELYLTDVLGIARGEGHPVRAHTAADARELAGVNDRVQLAEAGAELNRRTVIAAMRGGATIVDPATTWIDVEVSIGRDVIIHPGTQLKGETVIGDRVEVGPDTTLTNMTIGDGASVIRTHGFDSTIGENATVGPFTYIRPGTTLGPEGKLGGFVETKKATIGRGSKVPHLTYVGDATIGEESNIGASSVFVNYDGENKHHTTIGSHVRTGSDTMFIAPVTVGDGAYSGAGTVIKDDVPPGALAVSGGRQRNIEGWVQKKRPGTAAAQAAEAAQNVHNQEG
- a CDS encoding response regulator transcription factor, whose amino-acid sequence is MISISIADDEALIASSLATLLSLEPDLDVRPTAGSGEELIETWADPSNRTDVCVLDLQLGGIDGIDTATRLMETTPDLAVLIVTSHARPRQLKRALAAGVLGFLPKTSTADEFATAIRTVHAGRRYIDPELAAMTISAGESPLTNREEEVLELAGQGLSAEEIAVAAHLAPGTTRNYLSQAMTKVGAQNRFEAFTRARELGWL